The Salmo salar chromosome ssa04, Ssal_v3.1, whole genome shotgun sequence genomic sequence gtaatggctggaatggaataagtGAAACATGTGGTTTTCATATgtgtgatgtgtttgataccgtccattttattccagccattacaatgaacccgccctcctatagctcctcccaccagccgccACTGATTGATAAGGCTAAAGAAACCTCAAAGACCTCAAGCATGTGTGATGAAAAGAATGGTTTACTGCCATGTTCTGGGACATTGTGAACCCATTCACCGTAGTTGACGTTACAGAAAGAAACATTGCAAATGCTTCTTTGGTAAAGCCCAATTCATTTTAACAATATTCATGGGTCATGGTGGCAGGTGACTGAAGTGACTTTAGAATAcaatataaataaaaaagtatctaTTTTTGAACTAGCGTTGATAATAACAGCCTTAATTGGCCAAACCATGATGTAATATACAATTCATACCTTAATATAACATTTCATTGAGCGCAAGGGAAATTCATGTACAATAGAAATATAGGAACTCACATAGGAACGAAAAGGGGGATCACAATTCAGGGGAGAAGAATACTCAGTCGGACTAAATATCCGTTCTGTAATTTCCGTTTTCAGCTGAGCCAGCCGTGCTTTGCAACATTCCTGGGTAAGTCTTTATATTTTGGGTTATAATGTGTTTAAAAAATTTATAAACAGCACATATGGGTTAAGGCTTTTATCTGTTAATTATAAAATTACTTTCTATTACATGTCGTTGCTGCATCTGGTATTTCCCTGAAGTCAAGCTAGTTAGCGCGTGTTTGAACTGTGTTGCTCAGCACACGTACAGTATAGATAGCAAAATAACTTCCTTTTTCATATTTTACGTAGATAACTAGTTTAACAAACGAATACAGTTTTACAACATTTATATTTTCGTAAGGACCTAGACTAATGATGTGTGTCCAGTCTGTCAAGATGTGATGCCATTGACTGAGCTGGcttggttggttggttagttaGTTATAGCTACGGTTTGCTAATCCCCCACATGCCTTCAGGTAAAGCCAGCTACAGAAACTGAAAGATGCCGAAAAAGAAGACTGGTGCACGCAAGAAGGCAGAGAACCGCAAGGAACGGGAGAAACAGACTCGAGCCAACAAGGGCTTTGTTGACGTTGCAAAATCCCCTTGCAATTCAGCAATGGTATGGAATAATATACATGTTCTCATCACAGCACAATATGAAATGGATAGCAAACAATGACTGTAAATCATGATTATTTCCCTAGTCCTTACTGTAGTCCTCATACTTACTGTAGTCCTCATCTTGTGTTGCAGGAATGTGACAAATGCCAGAGGTAAGATATCTTCAATCAATATTTTTTACATTCATCTTAATGGATaacttaactagctaacattggggCTCCCGTGTggcgcatctcagtgctagaggcgtcactacagaccctggttcaattccaggctgtatcacaaccagatgTGATTGGGAGGCCCataaggcagcgcacaattggcccagcgtcgttagggatTGGCCggggtatgccgtcattgtaaataagaatttgttcttaactgagttgcccagttaaataaaggttaaattgtgTGAACACAATTCAACTATTTGAACAAGATGCATTATTTCTTTATTAGCAACTATAATCTACAGGTGATGGAGGCTTTGACACTTTGTTCCCCTGTTTCCAAGACGGCAGAAGAACAGAGCTTTCTGCTACTTCTGTGCAAACGTTCAGAAGCTGCCCCAGTGTGGTCAATGTGGTGAGTCTTAAGATAAATTGTGACGCATGTTTCTGATTTAAAATCCCTTGAGTTCTTTGAGCCCAACTTAATTCCATACAACTTCATTTATCCCCTCAAGTGGCAAAGAAAGATATTGCACAATGTTACATGTAAGATATTTGTATAGGAGTGCAAGAACCATGTATTATGTTGTGGTGTGATACTGTCTTCCTGTATTCCAACTAAaggcaaaaccaaatgcatgaaGTCATCAGACTGTGTCATCAAGCACCCAGGGATCCACGCTACGGGGATGGGCATGGTGGTAAGAGATGAGAGCCGTTTGAAAAACTTTATTGAGATGGGAGTAATACATACTCAGTAATAATCATTAATGCACACCACAGCAAAACGTTTCACAATGGAAAACAAGTGTTTCTTATCGGTCAAATTCAGGTAGCCCCCGATAGTTTGCCTCCTTTGGTTTCTAGTGAATATGACCATGGGATGTATTCATTatgccgattctgttgcaaaacgttctgCAATTGTAACCATTTACTCCAAAGGAAGAATGTTTTGTTTCTATTGCACAAATTGAAGGTAGGTCCCTCACCATTTCGTTtgctctgtttgcttccgtttgatTCTTAAATGGCAAACGGTTTCCGTTGCAagacgtaatgaatacacccctggggtAGACCTACATCTATTTAACATTGTGATATGTGCCCAGATTGTCCACAGTCATGAGTTTGTATCATTGGATGTCTTTATGATATTGATATGTGTAATGTGAAATGCTGTCTCTGTCCACAAGGGGGCAGTGTGTGACTTCTGTGAGGCCTGGGTGTGCCACGGGAGAAAGTGCCTCAGTACCCACGCTTGCACATGTCCTCTCATGGATGCCGACTGTATCGAGTGTGAACGCTGTGTATGGGACCATGGTAAATTATGCCATTGTATAATATTATCCAACCTGCCTGGTCTGCAAAACTAAACAAGGCCTATaatttgctttttttttttatgtcaataCATGCACCCAATGCTGGTTGCCATCCACCTTGTGTCCCTTTTGTAATCATTTCCCCTTTGTTCCTATCGGACACAGGGGGAAGAGTATACCGTTGCTCCTTCTGCCACAACTTCCTGTGTGAGGATGACCAGTTTGAGCACCAAGCCAGTTGCCAAGTCCTGGAGGCAGAAACTTACAAATGTGAGCAATTATGGTGTCTTTCTCACCCGTGAACCATCCACATTGTGTTGGATCATGAGAAATCAAGAGGTTTCAACACTATAACCTGTTGACGTTTAGCCTTAGGGCATACTTTGGCAGACATGAGGAACACCATATAACGTATAGAAAAGTAGGCATTCTGCCAGTTGAAAGTTTAGAGAAAGGTTAACCCCTAGCTATAGTGAttttaaataaacattttcaATGTGTTAATATATACTGTGTTTTCCCCCATGTTCATTTCAGGTGCTTCCTGCAACAGATTAGGACAACACTCCTGCCTGCGTTGCAAGGTAATGGAAAATGGAGAtccaagtattcataccccttggatttcttcccCAAAAATGTTCTGATTTAGtatggatttaattgtaattttttttgtcaacaatctagtcaatatactctgtaatgtcagtgGAATAACAATTGTAACttacatatataaaaaaaaaaaaagattaatacAAATGAGAAGTATCCTAAATTAGCTCAGGAGTAAcatttggcttaacaaatcacaaataagttacatggactccctCTGTGTGAAATATTAGGGGTTGACatggtttttgaatgactaacccttcctctgtcccccatacataaaacatctgtaaggtccctcagtcaaatttcaagcacagattcaactacaaagacaaaggagcttttcaaaagcctcataaagggcagtgattggtagatgggtaacaataacaaatcagacttTGAATGTCTCTTTAAgaatggtcaagttaataattatgcatTAAACCActcagacacatcaaagatgcagtcatctgtctgaactgagctgcaggaaagGAATGAAACTGCTGAGGGGTGTTACCAAGAGGCCATTGGTGattcaaaactgtttcagttcaatggctgtgatggaagaactgaggatggatcaacatagtagagactccacaataatgaactaaatgacagtgaaaagaagaatacaaatatacagaataaaaacatttacaaaacAAGCATATTGTATGcagcaaggcactaaagtaaaactgaagAAAAAAAGGCCAAGGAAttcactttttggcctaaatacAAAGCCTTGTGTTTGGCGCGCTATCCGACACAACACATCagtgagtaactgcctccttattttcaagcatggtgctggctgcatcatgctatgggtatgcttgacatcggcaaataccagggaggttttcaggatgaaaagaaaCGCGATGGATCTAAGCCAGCAGTTCTCAATCCtgatcctggggacccaaagtggcgcacattttgtttttgccttagcactacacagctgattgaaatgATTAAAGCTTGATGGTGAGTTGATAATTTTGAATCAGCTAAAAACAAAATGTGCGCCCCTcagggtccccaggaccaggattgagaaccactgatctaagaacagacaaaatcctagaggaatacctggttcagtctgctgtacaagagacactgggagacaaatccacctttcagcaggacaatatcttacaacacaaggccaaatctacactggagttgcttaccaagaagacagtgaatgttacagttttgacttaaatctgctgaaAATttatgacaagacttgaaaatggttgtctagccatAATCCCCAAAatattgacagagcttgaagaattatgaaaagaataatgggctaacattgcacaatccaggtgtgtaaatctCATAGatacttacccaagaagactcccaaTTGCTGCCGAAggtgattttaacatgtattgacttgggGAGCTGAATACTTAAGCAACAACTATCATTTCTATTCATCTTAAATGTTAGACATTTGGTTGTTGagaaaaatataatattttttaatCCCACTTTTTAACACAATGAAATGTTTAGAAATTCAAGTGCTATGAATACTTTAAGGCATTAAATCAACACAATGTGTTATGTTGTAAACAATtgtctctctcccactgttcCTCATGCCAGTGTTACGGCTGTTGCCTCTCTATACACATAGACCGAGAGATGTacatgtgagtcatttagcagacgctcttctccAGAGCGACGTAAACCGTGCGAACACTACGCGATTTTTGGCCCTGTTTTAGCTGACCCAGACAATTTTTTGAGATCGGAGACAAAATCACCATGTTGCCTACTCGTAGCTGTCACCGAACGCTCATGTAATGTGAGCAGGTCAGAGACACAATCTGAGGGGTACCGATCGATCCCGTGTTTGATTTTTATCGGCACAAAATCTGCACCGCTCTTGTAATGTGAGATGTGCAACGACCAGTTTTGGAGAACGGCGATCAGCAATAGCCAAATGAGAGCTAGCCAGGGAATAAGACCAATATCTTGAATCGCCTCACCCAGAATGTGCAGGAGCTACTAGTATGCGTTTGCACTCGCCTTTAACCAAATGTAAAATTGTTACAGCTCTGAAGTTCACACCCAATGTTATTCAGTCCAAAATGTATTGGCAAGATATTTCAACTTTGTAGGGCAAGTGTGAATGTCTGACTGAACTTTTATGAGGCTGTTTTGAGCCACAGCTCGTTGTTGCTAGCTACGTTAACAACCTATTCACATCGTTTTGGCGAGAATGCGTGGTATGGAGAATGTTGTGGTGTGTCGCCCACCGTCTCTGTTTACTATAGGAAATACGGTTGTTTAATGCTCGAGGCTCCGCGTTGCTAGGAGTTTTGAAAGTCGTGTCGTGTACGCTCGGCATTACAttgagtgcattcatcttaaggtaaCCAGGTGAGAGAACCACATCACCGTTATAAAGCAGCTACCAGCAAAGTCAGTGCTCGTAAGAAAAGTGTTATTGCAAGAAAGGCAAGGGTGTTAGTTCAGGGGAAAATGTGTAGATTCCCAGTTGCACTGTTAAATTAGTAATTTTTTCCGGTAAATAAGTACCCGTTTACCAGGCTTCTGACTAAGTGGAATACAGATACAACTAGAGAGGTTACTTTTTCGCAGCacgttaggagaattaacacagcaggtttggagaattaggttaaggttaggaaaagggttagggttagctaaaataaaATGTTCTCCTAatctgctacgaaaagtcacttcCAGTCATGGCTGTATTCCCTCTAGTTACAACCATTTACCAGTGGGACAGGGAATACATTTCCTGGATTTGACACATGACTGTAACCTATAGTAACAAGGCCCATTTGGGTTGAactgtgtctctccctccccaggcCTGTTTCTGTGATGACCATGTGAAGAGTAAGGTGTTCAAACAGGACAAGGGTAAAAATCCTCCCTGCCCCAAGTGTGGCCATGAGACCCAGGAGACTAAGGACCTCAGCATGTCCAGTGAGTCCACCATCTAACATCTAATCAGTGCTTAAGTCAGTCATGGATTAAAACTCTTCAGTCATTAAGAGGAAAACTGAGTACTGATGGCAGTGCAGTTGTATGTATACTGTAATATCATCATTTTAGTTGTTGATTGAGTCATTTTTGCATCATTACAAGTCACTCGTTTTCATACTCTTGTCTTGTAGCAGATGTCAGATCTTAAACCTCAAATATATCCCGCCACATTCAACACCTTTTAATTGTTGTGTATATGCACTCCCCGGATCGGGATTAATACTCAAGATTCTCAGCTCATGTCTATTCCTGTATTCGCCCTGTAGCCCGTACGACGAAGTTTGGCCGACAGAGCGGTGCTGACGAGGATAGCTACGGCTATGGAGGTTATGGAGCCTCTGGCTACGACTCCTACTGGAAGAACGTGTCATCGTccggaggaggggagggagaccaGGAGGACGATGgcggagatgatgatgatgacgaggaggaggaagatgaggaggaggaggaggatgatgaggaagaggaggaagaagaggtagCTGACTCTCTGGCCGGTCTTAAAATTGAAGGGACCCCCTTGATCGAAGCAGTCCCCTAGACGGAGGTTGGTTCCCGTCACCTCTCCACCTCCCAAAGAAGAGGGGACTAGATATATACAAGGAGTGTGTGTGCAATGCGCTATCGTACACTGTAATAAGATGTTTAAAGTGATAGTTCATCATATGTTTACTGCTTGATTGTTTCTGTATTTGGACATTAGCCCGTTTAAAAAAGACAGTCAGTAATCCAGAACTTCTGTATGGCTCTTGCCTAACATTGGTGAAATATCCTTTTAAAGTTTTAGGCTAAAATAATGTAACTCATCAGACAAGTTAACAGTGGCTTGTATTCATGTtcgccaagggaagccaggcttccccaaatatttgaccaataaaacatttaaaattattacatttatttttcgtCTCAGGGTTCTCAATATTTTCCGTCAATTCCAAAGGGGCTGGAATCTCACCAGAGAAATCATCAGAgcgagggaaacagcacccctctgtctcagtatgtgtagcccatgtatctgatgctgtctgcaCCAAAAGAGTGTGACATGTTGCAAGCttttggcctcccttgatgatttaaaaaaaaaaaatttggccAATCAGCATTTGCTGAGCTCAACTGTGGATTGTCCTGGTGCAGCAAAACGCCCTCCTAaggaggccagtttggatttggcttcataCCAATCAAATCACTTTCTAAGAAAAACATAATTTTCACAAAAAcatgtctgtttctggtctgcttcTGTTGATGTCCTGCAGTAACTAGCTTGCAAAGTCGGCCCTTTAAGCCATggatggggatttggacttgtggttttgacttaattctctgtacaggccaatgattatgacAGCGATTCTGATCTAACAATAAATGAATGTTGTGCCACTGACCTGAGATGTAGGctcatgttaactagctagctaacttcgcTGGTTCGTTGTTGCCAATGCGAGGAAGttaggctacctagctaaaatgcttactagcctatgacaacaaaaactaaaagtgtactgtatgacaaagccatagactgttctgcCAACATGGAAAAAGATGAGGATGACTGGTGTTCTACAAGTGGGTGAGTCCATGTTTAGTTTTACTTGAGCACGCTCACACAGACAGAAAACAGTAAGGACAGCCACATAatatttagcaacattgattggactaaattgtttttggtctCTAAGTTGGTTTTCAGCGTATTCAATTATTTTATGTTTAagctgaaatggtgctggaataactGTGGCAGTGttcctgttgtctttgtgctgacttgcggtaactcaacatgctgagcacttgttggttgcttttccttcactctgcggtctaactcatcccaaaccatctcaattgggttgaggtcaggtgattgtggaggccatgtcatctgatgcagcactccatcactctccttcttggtcaaatagcccttcacagcctggaagtgtgttgggtcattgtcctgttgaaaaacaaaaatgataggcccactaagcccaaaccaggtgggatggcgtatcgctgcggaatgctgtggtagccatgatggttaagtgtgGCTTGTATAGGAAATaaaaccagcaaagcacccccacaccatcacaccaccacctccatgcttcacggtgggaaccacacatgtggagatcatccattcacctactcagcgtctcacaaagacacggcggttggaaccaaaaatctcaaatttggactcatcagaccaaaggacagatttccacggtctaatgtccattgctcgtttttcttggaccaagcaagtctcttctccttattggtgtccttagtagtgtttttttgttgcagtaattcaacaatgaaggcctgattcacacagtctcctctgaacagttgatgttgagatgtgtctgttacttgaactctgaagcatttatttggcctgcaatttctgaggctggtaactctaatgaacttccccttagcagcagaggtaactctgggtcttcctttcctgtagcggtcgtcgtgagagccagtttcatcatagcgcttggtggtttttgagactgcacttgaagaaactcaaagttcttgaaatattccgtattggctgaccttcatgtcttaaagtaatgatggactgtcgtttctctttgcttatttgagctgatcttgccataatatgaacttagccctatttggtaaaataccatcttctgtataccacccctaccttgtcacaacacaactgattggctcaaatgcattaaggaaagaaattccacattaTGTATCAAAGACATCaaaaatcagttttgttttatgtttttctgccatgcataatatgcggtaggctatgtattgtattttttttatacattttttatttcacctttatttaaccaggtaggcaagttgaggacaagttctcatttgcaattgtgacctggccaagatgaagcaaagcagttcgacacatacaacaacacaaagttacacatggagtaaaacaaacttacagtcaataatacagtagaaaaataagtttgcaaatgaggtgagataagggaggtaaaggcaaaaaaggccatggtggcttacttgcaatatagcaagtaaaacactggaatggtagatttgtagtggaagaaagtgcaaagtagaaatagaaataatggggtgcaaaggagctaaataaataaatacagtaggggaagaggtagttatttgggctaaattatagatgggctatgtacaggtgcagtgatctgtgagctgctctgacagctggtgcttaaagctagtgagggagataagtgtttcagagatttttgtagttcgttccagtcattggcagcagagaactggaaggagagacggccaaaggaggaattggctttgggggtgaccagagagatatacctgctggagcgcgtgctacaggtgggtgctgctatagtgAGCTGAGATacggggggactttacctagcagggtcttgtagatgacctggagccagtgggtttggcgacgagtatgaagcgagggccagccaacgagagcctacaggtcgcagtggtgggtagtatatggggctttggtgacaaaatggatggcactgtgatagactgcatccaattttattaagtagggtattggaggctattttgtaaatgacatcatcgaggatcggtaggatggtcagttttacgagggtatgtttggcagcatgggtgaaggatgctttgttgcgaaataggaagccgattctagattttactttggattggagatgtttgatgtgagtctggaaggagagcttacagtctaaccagacacctaggtatttgtagttgtccacatattctaagtcagaaccgtccagagtagtgatgctggacgggcgggcaggtgcgggcagcgatcggttgaagagcatgcatttcgtttttacttgtatttaagagcagtttgaggccacggaaggagagttgtatggcattgaagttcgtctggagggttgttaacagtgtccaaagaagggccagaagtatacagaatggtgtcgtctgcgtagaggtggatcagagactcaccagcagcaagagcgacatcatcattgatgtatacagagaaaagagttggcccaagaattgaaccctgtggcacccccatagagactaccagaggcccggacaacaggccatctgatttgacacataatggcacaatcataatTTTAATTCAGGTTATTGATTTGGCCTTGGGCTCATAAGCCTATCCATAaactaatatacactgctcaaaaaaataaagggaacactttaacaacacaatgtaactccaagtcaatcacacttctgtgaaatcaaactgtcaacttaggaagcaacactgattgacaaaatgtcgcatgctgttgtgcaaatggaatagacaacaggtagaaattataggcaattagcaagacacccccaataaaggagtggttctgcaggttgggaccacagacaacttctcagttcctatgcttcctggctgatgttttggtcacttttgaatgctgacggtgctttcactctagtggtagcatgagacggagtctacaacccacacaagtggctcaggtagtgcagctcatgcaggatggcacatcaattcgagctatggcaagaaggtttgctgtgtctgtcagcgtagtgtccagagcatggaggcgctaccaggagacaggccagtacatcaggagacgtggaggaggccgtaggagggcaacaacccagcagcaggaccgctacctccgcctt encodes the following:
- the zn330 gene encoding Zinc finger protein 330 (The RefSeq protein has 1 non-frameshifting indel compared to this genomic sequence), yielding MPKKKTGARKKAENRKEREKQTRANKGFVDVAKSPCNSAMECDKCQRRQKNRAFCYFCANVQKLPQCGQCGKTKCMKSSDCVIKHPGIHATGMGMVGAVCDFCEAWVCHGRKCLSTHACTCPLMDADCIECERCVWDHGGRVYRCSFCHNFLCEDDQFEHQASCQVLEAETYKCASCNRLGQHSCLRCKACFCDDHVKSKVFKQDKGKNPPCPKCGHETQETKDLSMSTRTTKFGRQSGADEDSYGYGGYGASGYDSYWKNVSSSGGGEGDQEDDGGDDDDDEEEEDEEEEDDEEEEEEEVADSLAGLKIEGTPLIEAVP